A single genomic interval of Oncorhynchus keta strain PuntledgeMale-10-30-2019 unplaced genomic scaffold, Oket_V2 Un_contig_5107_pilon_pilon, whole genome shotgun sequence harbors:
- the LOC127925098 gene encoding serine protease 23-like produces MQTKHKWGEALRGSPSSMASFPSIPSPLPLVSLFFLLSIPPVAPIQPQWPLQRVPVVLPQVTEDRPAPHFQADARLDVTSPCDPECHKKALPPSYWDLRSILSYETLHSNGRLTETAVGIYGYTAPTQTTPALPSRRKRQIFGHDGRFSIVGQDFLLNYPFSAAVKLSTGCSGTLVGDRHVLTAAHCVHDGKNYVKGAQKLRVGFLKPKQRDSPNPASATNASNTHPSPPDKMKFQWIRAKRTHVPKGWIKGNGNDIGMDYDYALLELKKTHKRRHMKLGVSPPAKQLPGRRVQFSGYDNDRPGQLVYRFCRAGEETPDLLYQHCDAQPGASGSGIYARMWDRRRRRWERKVIGVFSGHQWVDRDGASQEFNVAVRVTPLKYAQICYWIKGNYVDCREG; encoded by the exons ATGCAAACCAAGCATAAGTGGGGAGAAGCGCTCCGTGG gtctccctcctccatggcTTCTtttccctccatcccatccccccttcccctcgtctccctcttcttcctcctctccatccctccagtgGCTCCTATCCAGCCCCAATGGCCCCTGCAACGCGTCCCTGTGGTCTTACCCCAGGTGACAGAGGACCGACCCGCCCCTCACTTCCAGGCTGACGCCCGATTGGACGTCACCTCCCCATGTGACCCAGAATGCCACAAGAAGGCTCTTCCCCCCAGCTACTGGGACCTGCGTAGCATCCTGTCATACGAGACACTCCATAGCAACGGTCGCCTCACCGAAACCGCCGTGGGGATCTACGGGTACACCGCCCCCACCCAGACCACGCCGGCACTGCCTTCCCGACGCAAACGTCAGATCTTTGGCCATGACGGGCGTTTCAGCATTGTAGGGCAAGACTTCCTGTTGAACTACCCATTCTCGGCAGCGGTCAAGCTGTCCACCGGGTGTTCCGGAACACTGGTGGGCGACCGGCACGTTCTGACCGCCGCCCACTGCGTCCACGATGGGAAGAACTACGTGAAAGGGGCGCAAAAGCTCCGGGTGGGTTTCCTGAAGCCAAAGCAGCGTGACTCTCCCAATCCGGCCTCTGCCACCAATGCATCCAACACCCATCCATCACCCCCAGATAAGATGAAGTTCCAGTGGATTCGTGCCAAGCGCACCCACGTGCCCAAAGGCTGGATCAAGGGCAACGGCAACGACATCGGAATGGACTACGACTACGCCTTGTTAGAGCTCAAGAAGACCCACAAACGACGCCACATGAAGCTGGGCGTCTCCCCGCCGGCAAAGCAGCTGCCCGGGCGCAGGGTCCAGTTCTCCGGCTATGACAACGACCGGCCGGGACAGCTGGTCTACCGGTTCTGCCGGGCTGGAGAGGAGACGCCAGACCTGCTCTACCAGCACTGTGACGCCCAGCCCGGGGCCAGCGGCTCGGGGATCTACGCTCGTATGTGGGACCGGAGGAGGCGGCGCTGGGAGAGGAAGGTGATCGGGGTGTTCTCAGGGCACCAGTGGGTGGATCGAGACGGGGCGTCGCAAGAGTTTAACGTGGCAGTGAGGGTGACGCCTCTGAAATACGCCCAGATCTGCTACTGGATCAAAGGAAACTATGTAGACTGCCGAGAAGGATGA